The following DNA comes from Camelina sativa cultivar DH55 chromosome 14, Cs, whole genome shotgun sequence.
CGTAGCACTCGTTTCCTTGGGAACTTTGGAAACAAGTATACCAAAgccttctcctctctttctcagTACCTGAAcccaacaaatattttaattaatttatctgtaaaattaatcaagaaaatattttaaatagtgTCGAAGAttggtaaatatatattaccTGAAAAGCATCCTCGTCCGTATGATCATCGCCGATGTAGATGGGCAAAACATTCTTAGAATTGGCAAATCCTAAAGATTCGAGCAACAAATCGAGAGCTTTGCCTTTATCCCATTTGATGGTTGGTCGAATCTCTAAAACTTTTCTTCCTTGGGTTAACCTCAGCTTTGGATACTCACTCAATATCGACGTCACGTGTTCCGCTACTAATCCCCAATCATTTTGATCGACACAACGGTAATGTACGGATACGCAGAACTTATTGTTTTCGACGCTTGCTCCTTCTACGTCTCTGATTTTCTCAACTAGACACTTTGAGACCTGTtcaaacagagttttttttttttttctttagttagaGACCAAATATGTCGTTATGTTAAGTAGCTTGAATTTGACgcatatataaaatagaaaaactagGAAAATGTTAGTAGACCTGGTCAATCATAGGCAAGAACTCATTCGCCGCTTGGAAAAGAACACCTTTGTTGTTCTGTATTGTTCCAAAAAAACATCAAGCCCTTGTTAGTCtctttatacatatatgttacATATAATATACGAGTGTTTATGATAAAGTACCttgttatgtttggtttttttggaaGGTCCTTTGATGTCCATTCCATGGCTACCGGCATAGTAAAGTCCAGGAAGTTTCACAAATCTACGAACCTACCAAATATAGAAACGAAGAAACACgtgagttaatttttttttatataaccaaAGGATCCTAAACCAAAACTACACTAATCAAAACATGTTAACTTTTTTCCTATGCTAGTTtgagaaataaattttaaaacgtaCCTTATCACGGCATCTTCCAGTGACGATTGCGGTCGGAAAATATTTAGCCACGCCTTTTACCGCATCTCTCATCTGAGAATCAAAAGTTGTTAAGAAAtggtaaaaactttaaaagcaGAGGAATAACAAGTAAAAAGAGAGGCAAACCTCGTCAGACATGTAAGCTCGTTCCGGGTCTTCTACAATGGG
Coding sequences within:
- the LOC104742077 gene encoding probable trehalose-phosphate phosphatase D is translated as MTNHNALISDAKASIGVAVRVPNQSLFSPGGGRYISIPRKKLVQKLEADPSQTRINTWIEAMRASSPTRTRPGNISSLPESKEDEHSSWMAQHPSALSMFEEIAEASKGKQIIMFLDYDGTLSPIVEDPERAYMSDEMRDAVKGVAKYFPTAIVTGRCRDKVRRFVKLPGLYYAGSHGMDIKGPSKKTKHNKNNKGVLFQAANEFLPMIDQVSKCLVEKIRDVEGASVENNKFCVSVHYRCVDQNDWGLVAEHVTSILSEYPKLRLTQGRKVLEIRPTIKWDKGKALDLLLESLGFANSKNVLPIYIGDDHTDEDAFQVLRKRGEGFGILVSKVPKETSATYSLQEPSEVGEFLRRLVEWKQMSLRGRR